A genomic window from Actinomycetes bacterium includes:
- a CDS encoding type II toxin-antitoxin system PemK/MazF family toxin: MWRRLVDLLAPRRPPRQPRPTRPAQTTVAYDYDGPVRLLYAPERNGDPDPGEVVWTWVPYEEDPSQGKDRPVVVVGRVLAGRLGDLAVVMLSSRGHSDDPDWLVLGRGGWDREGRVSSVRLDRVFGVPADAVRREGATLDRPRFDKVAQELRGRHGWV, from the coding sequence ATGTGGCGCCGTCTCGTGGACCTGCTGGCCCCTCGCCGTCCGCCGCGTCAGCCCCGTCCGACGCGGCCCGCGCAGACGACGGTGGCGTACGACTACGACGGACCGGTCCGCCTCCTCTACGCCCCCGAGCGGAACGGCGACCCGGACCCCGGCGAGGTGGTGTGGACCTGGGTGCCCTACGAGGAGGACCCGTCGCAGGGCAAGGACCGCCCGGTCGTCGTCGTGGGCCGGGTGCTCGCCGGGCGGCTGGGCGACCTGGCCGTCGTCATGCTGTCCAGCCGGGGCCACTCCGACGACCCCGACTGGCTGGTGCTCGGCCGCGGCGGCTGGGACCGGGAGGGTCGGGTGAGCAGCGTCCGTCTCGACCGGGTGTTCGGCGTGCCGGCGGACGCCGTCCGGCGTGAGGGCGCCACCTTGGACCGGCCACGCTTCGACAAGGTGGCACAGGAGCTGCGCGGGCGGCACGGCTGGGTTTGA
- a CDS encoding ComEC/Rec2 family competence protein — protein MLARPEPSVLRATVMGLVAVVALTRGGPRRGLPALSSAVLLLVVVNPFLARSASVALSVLATAGLLVLAPGWRTAFAQVLPGRLADALAVPAAAQVAVAPVLVLLNPSVSLVSIPANLLAAPAVPPATGLGVLAAVTGPVAPWLAEVAGRLTGVPSAHPRGGVGAEQRQRRAARRDRRRRAATRR, from the coding sequence GTGCTCGCCCGGCCGGAGCCGAGCGTGCTGCGGGCTACCGTCATGGGGCTGGTCGCCGTGGTGGCCCTGACCAGGGGCGGACCGCGGCGCGGGCTGCCGGCGCTGTCCTCGGCCGTGCTGCTGCTCGTCGTCGTGAACCCGTTCCTCGCCCGGTCGGCCAGCGTCGCCCTGTCGGTGCTGGCCACGGCCGGGCTGCTGGTGCTGGCCCCCGGCTGGCGGACGGCGTTCGCCCAGGTGCTGCCCGGCCGGCTGGCCGACGCCCTCGCCGTCCCGGCCGCGGCGCAGGTGGCGGTCGCCCCGGTGCTGGTGCTGCTGAACCCGAGCGTCAGCCTGGTCTCCATCCCAGCCAACCTGCTGGCCGCGCCGGCGGTGCCTCCGGCGACCGGGCTCGGCGTCCTCGCTGCCGTGACCGGACCGGTGGCGCCGTGGCTGGCGGAGGTCGCCGGCCGGCTGACCGGGGTCCCCTCGGCTCATCCACGGGGAGGGGTCGGCGCCGAACAACGCCAGCGTCGTGCTGCGCGTCGAGACCGTCGGCGCCGTGCTGCTACTCGGCGGTGA
- the rpsT gene encoding 30S ribosomal protein S20, translated as MANIKSQIKRIRTNEKARLSNKATRSALKTAVKRFHVAAESSDVDAAREAMTSASRKLDKAASKGVIHKNQAANRKSSMAKQFSTLAS; from the coding sequence GTGGCGAACATCAAGTCCCAGATCAAGCGCATCCGCACCAACGAGAAGGCGCGGCTGAGCAACAAGGCGACTCGCTCGGCGCTGAAGACCGCGGTGAAGCGGTTCCACGTCGCGGCCGAGTCCAGCGACGTCGACGCGGCCCGCGAGGCGATGACCTCCGCCAGCCGCAAGCTCGACAAGGCGGCCAGCAAGGGCGTCATCCACAAGAACCAGGCGGCCAACCGGAAGTCCTCGATGGCCAAGCAGTTCAGCACCCTCGCCAGCTGA
- the holA gene encoding DNA polymerase III subunit delta — MSAQPPQVTLVLGPETFLAERAVGRVVAAVRAADPEADVRRLEPGTLEPGQLVELTSPSLFGETTVLVLDRAHELSGDLAAEVAAVLCDPAEHVVLVVVHGGAANRAKAVLEACRAVRATEVECPTPKPSERLRFVRGEIAGAGRSIAEDASQVLLEAVGSDLRELANACAQLVSDTEGPITASVVQRYYAGRAEVSSFQVADLTIDGRTSDALEQLRFALGCGVAPVLLTSALAQGLRQVGRLASAPQGARAGDLARDLGLPPWKVDIVRRQARGWAPDGLARAIAAVAEADASVKGMGGAADPGYALERAVLAVTAARSA; from the coding sequence ATGTCCGCGCAGCCGCCCCAGGTCACGCTCGTGCTCGGCCCCGAGACCTTCCTCGCCGAGCGCGCGGTCGGGCGCGTCGTGGCCGCTGTGCGGGCGGCCGACCCGGAGGCCGACGTCCGACGGCTCGAGCCGGGCACCCTCGAGCCCGGCCAGCTGGTCGAGCTGACCAGTCCCTCGCTGTTCGGGGAGACCACGGTGCTGGTCCTCGACCGGGCGCACGAGCTGTCCGGAGACTTGGCCGCCGAGGTGGCGGCGGTGCTGTGCGACCCGGCCGAGCACGTCGTCCTCGTCGTCGTCCACGGGGGCGCCGCGAACCGGGCCAAGGCCGTGCTGGAGGCCTGCCGGGCGGTGCGGGCCACCGAGGTCGAGTGCCCGACGCCCAAGCCGTCCGAGCGGCTGCGGTTCGTGCGCGGCGAGATCGCCGGGGCCGGCCGGTCCATCGCCGAGGACGCCTCCCAGGTGCTTCTCGAGGCGGTCGGCAGCGACCTGCGCGAGCTGGCCAACGCCTGCGCCCAGCTGGTGTCCGACACCGAGGGACCGATCACGGCGTCCGTGGTGCAGCGCTACTACGCCGGCCGGGCTGAGGTGTCCAGCTTCCAGGTGGCCGACCTGACCATCGACGGCCGGACCTCGGACGCGCTCGAGCAGCTGCGGTTCGCGCTGGGCTGCGGGGTGGCGCCGGTGCTGCTTACGAGCGCGCTCGCGCAGGGTCTGCGCCAGGTGGGGCGGCTCGCGTCAGCGCCGCAGGGCGCCCGGGCGGGCGATCTGGCCCGCGACCTGGGGCTGCCGCCGTGGAAGGTCGACATCGTGCGCCGCCAGGCCCGCGGCTGGGCGCCGGACGGCCTGGCCCGAGCCATCGCCGCGGTCGCGGAGGCGGATGCCAGCGTCAAGGGCATGGGGGGCGCGGCCGACCCCGGCTACGCACTGGAGAGGGCGGTGCTGGCGGTCACGGCGGCGCGCTCGGCCTGA
- a CDS encoding MFS transporter, protein MLGACTALTGPAWGALVRRMVVPAAMAEVFGLQQTLSALALVAGPTLGGPLMGAYGPRVPLLVDAATFLAVTGAAVAIRVRRRPDAERPARGADATSPRMRDGFVLIWRDRPLAAVLAMLCAFILVGEVVNVAKLFLVRDALGASATAFGMVSAAWAVGLLIGGVLGGTRFSAVQQLRALLGSSLVLAVASGLAGTVPSVGALVVLFLVGGVANGVLGVYVTAWTMLRVDDAVIGRVGAALNGVTRMSGILALAIGGLAVGLLAPRLVFGLSGAAGVAVVLAFLPLLARAASICPLPRRKVPFCAQGRANRTFIDGDEGCLTATARTEGHLHAGRGL, encoded by the coding sequence ATGCTCGGAGCGTGCACCGCGCTCACCGGGCCGGCATGGGGGGCCCTGGTCCGCCGGATGGTGGTGCCGGCGGCAATGGCCGAGGTGTTCGGGCTGCAGCAGACGCTCTCCGCACTGGCGCTGGTCGCCGGACCCACGCTCGGCGGGCCCCTCATGGGGGCTTACGGGCCCCGGGTACCGCTGCTGGTGGACGCAGCGACGTTCCTCGCCGTGACCGGGGCGGCCGTGGCGATCCGGGTCCGGCGCCGCCCGGACGCCGAGCGGCCCGCGCGCGGCGCCGACGCCACCAGCCCCCGGATGCGCGACGGCTTCGTGCTGATCTGGCGGGACCGTCCGCTCGCCGCGGTGCTCGCCATGCTGTGCGCGTTCATCCTGGTCGGTGAGGTGGTCAACGTGGCCAAGTTGTTCCTCGTCCGCGACGCGCTCGGGGCTTCGGCGACCGCGTTCGGGATGGTCTCGGCGGCCTGGGCCGTTGGGCTGCTGATCGGCGGGGTGCTCGGCGGGACCCGCTTCAGCGCCGTCCAGCAGCTGCGCGCGCTGCTCGGCAGCTCGCTGGTCCTCGCGGTGGCCAGCGGGCTGGCCGGGACCGTGCCCTCCGTCGGCGCGCTGGTCGTCCTGTTCCTCGTGGGCGGGGTGGCCAACGGGGTGCTCGGCGTGTACGTGACGGCCTGGACGATGCTGCGGGTGGACGACGCCGTGATCGGGCGGGTGGGCGCGGCCCTCAACGGGGTCACCCGGATGTCGGGGATCCTGGCCCTCGCGATCGGCGGGCTCGCTGTAGGGCTGCTGGCGCCTCGGCTGGTGTTCGGGCTGTCCGGTGCCGCCGGGGTGGCCGTCGTCCTGGCGTTCCTGCCGCTGCTCGCCCGCGCCGCCTCCATCTGCCCGCTGCCCCGCAGGAAGGTGCCCTTCTGTGCGCAAGGCCGCGCAAACCGCACCTTCATTGATGGCGATGAAGGGTGCCTCACTGCGACAGCACGCACAGAGGGGCACCTTCATGCGGGACGGGGGCTCTAG